A genome region from Nitrospira sp. includes the following:
- the rpsI gene encoding 30S ribosomal protein S9 encodes MAAITQYATGKRKSAIARAWVTAAAGDIVVNEKPLEKAFPRMTLRNVIQFPFELAGVAGKYSVRATVYGGGPAGQAGALRHAISKALVIMSAAFRSPLKKEGLLTRDSRVKERKKYGQKGARKRFQYSKR; translated from the coding sequence ATGGCAGCAATTACGCAGTACGCAACTGGGAAGAGAAAGAGCGCGATCGCTCGTGCATGGGTGACCGCCGCGGCTGGTGATATCGTCGTCAACGAGAAGCCGCTGGAAAAAGCGTTTCCTCGCATGACCCTACGGAATGTGATTCAATTTCCGTTCGAACTGGCCGGTGTGGCCGGGAAGTATTCCGTCCGAGCCACCGTGTATGGTGGTGGTCCTGCGGGTCAGGCCGGAGCCTTACGGCATGCCATCTCGAAGGCGCTGGTGATCATGAGCGCGGCATTCCGAAGCCCGCTCAAGAAGGAAGGCCTTCTGACCCGTGACTCACGCGTGAAAGAACGTAAAAAGTACGGCCAGAAGGGCGCCAGAAAGCGCTTCCAATACTCGAAGCGATAA
- a CDS encoding SAM-dependent methyltransferase, translating to MRRERSQGKRAQSASSAGTLFIVGVPIGHPDDLTIRGLATLRQVDLIAAKNPQATHVLLAHHGIHTTITTYDRNNAADKVPLLLDRLKHGDQVALVSDCGMPVVYDPGRLLIAAASKAQIPVTVIPGTSAVVAAAALAGMDGNAFIFDGRWTGGTKTLTTRLHLLRSEPRTMIFFPPAQNLRQFLALLQRTLGNRKVMVAIDMTRSTEQILRGRVQELLSNKPSHESTSHVVLVVEGARLRRKNSVKESQ from the coding sequence ATGCGACGAGAACGGAGTCAAGGAAAGCGCGCGCAATCTGCCTCTTCGGCAGGAACGTTATTCATCGTCGGCGTGCCGATCGGACATCCGGACGATCTGACGATCCGAGGTCTTGCGACTCTTCGACAGGTTGATCTCATCGCCGCGAAAAATCCGCAGGCCACTCACGTCCTTCTGGCCCACCACGGAATTCACACCACCATCACCACCTATGATCGGAACAATGCCGCCGACAAAGTTCCACTATTGCTGGATCGCTTGAAGCACGGAGATCAAGTGGCGCTGGTGTCGGATTGCGGAATGCCGGTTGTCTACGATCCGGGTCGACTACTCATCGCAGCCGCATCGAAAGCGCAGATTCCCGTCACGGTCATCCCTGGAACTTCCGCTGTGGTAGCGGCAGCGGCCCTCGCCGGGATGGACGGCAATGCCTTCATCTTTGACGGGCGCTGGACCGGTGGCACTAAAACACTCACCACTCGGCTTCACCTGTTACGATCCGAGCCACGCACGATGATCTTCTTCCCGCCGGCACAGAACCTTCGACAATTTCTCGCCCTGCTGCAGCGGACGCTAGGCAACCGGAAGGTAATGGTGGCCATCGACATGACCCGAAGCACGGAACAGATCCTACGAGGACGAGTCCAAGAACTGCTCTCGAACAAACCGAGCCACGAAAGCACGTCTCACGTCGTGCTCGTGGTGGAAGGCGCCAGATTGAGGAGGAAGAACAGCGTCAAGGAGTCGCAATAA
- the hemA gene encoding glutamyl-tRNA reductase, with the protein MHVIVVGLSHKTAPVEIREKLAVPESRLREALSRLCSYPGVREGLLLSTCNRVEVYAVVEELESGYGRVQEFLADAHLSLSSDQLTPHLYWHAGDRAIGHLFRVASSLDSMIVGESQILGQIKDAFEVALTHKASGLLLNKIVKKAISVAKRVRTETKIAETAVSVSYAAVELAKKIFSNLTEKTVLLIGAGEMAKLAARHLIANGVRQVRITTRNFQHGLELAQRFNGTAVPFEDYKTELAGADIVLVSTGASHYLVTADDVQRAMRQRMSRPMFLIDISVPRNIDPAVRPIDDAFLFDIDDLHMRVEQNREDRLREAAKAEHMVVEEVAVLGQWLQSLEVTPTIVALRSRTEEIKRREVDKILARLSHLSSEDRASVEALASAIVNKMVHGTMVTLKAEANSSGGATYVDAARRFFNLEETRAVYPPGPSDVPELPDENIPGNGVGRLPESSLVQHTSKEHGRRVR; encoded by the coding sequence ATGCATGTCATTGTCGTTGGGTTAAGCCATAAGACTGCCCCGGTCGAGATTCGTGAGAAACTCGCCGTGCCTGAAAGTCGGCTCAGGGAAGCCCTCAGTCGCCTCTGTTCCTATCCCGGTGTGCGCGAAGGGCTGCTCCTCTCGACGTGTAACCGGGTGGAAGTCTACGCCGTCGTCGAGGAGTTGGAAAGCGGGTATGGTCGTGTGCAGGAGTTCCTGGCCGATGCGCATCTCTCCCTCTCCTCGGACCAGTTGACCCCCCATCTCTATTGGCACGCCGGGGACCGCGCTATCGGACATCTCTTCCGGGTCGCCTCCAGCCTCGATTCGATGATCGTCGGGGAATCACAGATTCTCGGGCAGATCAAAGATGCGTTTGAGGTTGCGCTCACACACAAGGCCTCCGGCCTGCTGCTGAATAAGATCGTCAAAAAAGCCATCTCAGTGGCCAAGCGGGTGCGTACCGAAACCAAGATTGCTGAGACGGCGGTGTCGGTGAGTTATGCGGCGGTGGAGTTGGCCAAGAAGATCTTTTCGAATCTGACCGAGAAGACCGTGCTGCTGATCGGGGCCGGGGAAATGGCGAAGCTGGCGGCGCGCCACCTGATTGCCAACGGCGTGCGCCAGGTGCGGATTACCACCCGTAACTTTCAGCATGGCTTGGAATTGGCGCAGCGGTTCAATGGCACGGCGGTGCCGTTTGAGGACTACAAGACGGAATTGGCGGGAGCCGACATTGTGCTGGTGTCCACCGGGGCCTCGCATTACCTGGTCACGGCTGATGATGTACAGCGGGCCATGCGACAGCGCATGAGTCGCCCCATGTTCTTGATCGATATTTCTGTGCCGCGCAACATTGATCCGGCCGTCCGTCCGATCGATGATGCCTTCCTCTTCGATATCGACGATCTCCACATGCGGGTCGAACAGAATCGTGAAGACCGGTTGCGGGAAGCCGCCAAGGCCGAACACATGGTCGTGGAGGAAGTGGCGGTGCTCGGCCAGTGGCTGCAGTCATTGGAAGTCACGCCGACGATCGTGGCGTTACGTAGCCGCACCGAAGAGATCAAGCGGCGTGAGGTCGATAAAATCTTGGCGCGACTGTCGCATCTCTCGTCCGAGGATCGCGCCTCCGTTGAAGCGTTGGCCTCGGCCATCGTCAACAAGATGGTTCATGGCACGATGGTCACGTTGAAAGCTGAAGCCAACTCATCGGGCGGCGCGACGTATGTCGATGCGGCTCGCCGGTTTTTCAATCTTGAAGAGACTCGTGCGGTGTATCCGCCCGGACCATCCGACGTCCCGGAGCTTCCGGATGAGAACATCCCCGGCAACGGAGTTGGTCGATTGCCGGAGTCATCACTGGTCCAGCACACGAGCAAGGAGCACGGCAGGCGGGTCCGCTGA
- a CDS encoding Fe(2+)-trafficking protein, whose translation MADVQCVTCGEAGEAITDMLFLGKLEAEIKAKVCKPCWKKWEGMRVMVINEYQVNLGDESGRELVKKQMKAFLKLGEQTDTSKLEQNFRPAGS comes from the coding sequence ATGGCAGATGTGCAATGTGTCACCTGCGGAGAAGCAGGCGAAGCGATTACGGATATGCTGTTCCTTGGAAAGCTTGAAGCGGAAATCAAGGCCAAAGTCTGCAAGCCCTGCTGGAAAAAGTGGGAAGGGATGCGTGTCATGGTGATCAACGAGTATCAGGTCAATCTTGGCGACGAGAGCGGCCGTGAGCTCGTCAAAAAGCAGATGAAGGCGTTCCTCAAACTGGGAGAACAAACCGACACGTCCAAACTGGAACAGAACTTTCGCCCAGCCGGCTCGTAA
- the hemC gene encoding hydroxymethylbilane synthase: MNRTTLILGTRGSKLAVHQSQWVQARLQELAPGLTISLQRIQTSGDKILDVPLAKIGGKGLFVKEIEDALLSKEIDLAVHSMKDVPTALPDGLDILCVPPREDPRDALITRDGSRLDQLKPGARIGTSSLRRQAQLLHYRPDFTIEMLRGNLDTRLRKLREGQFDAIVLAAAGLRRLGWDAEITEYLPVQLSLPAIAQGALGIEARSDDSFVRELLSRFEHRQTRITVTAERALLHRLEGGCQVPIAAHAALEGDRLTVDGLVASVDGRRVIRHQIHGPASDAQALGTKLAERLLADGGDVILKEIYGQA; the protein is encoded by the coding sequence ATGAATCGCACAACACTTATTCTTGGCACGCGCGGCAGCAAGTTGGCCGTGCATCAAAGTCAGTGGGTGCAGGCACGTCTCCAGGAGCTCGCGCCCGGCCTGACCATCTCGCTGCAACGTATTCAAACGTCGGGCGACAAGATCCTCGATGTTCCGTTGGCCAAAATCGGCGGCAAAGGGCTGTTCGTGAAGGAGATCGAGGACGCTCTATTGAGCAAAGAGATCGACCTGGCCGTGCACAGCATGAAAGACGTGCCGACGGCGTTGCCGGATGGATTGGACATTTTGTGTGTGCCGCCGCGCGAAGATCCGCGGGATGCGTTGATCACGCGTGACGGTTCCCGGCTGGACCAGCTGAAGCCGGGCGCCAGAATCGGCACCAGCAGCCTGCGTCGGCAAGCCCAGTTGCTGCACTACCGCCCTGATTTCACCATCGAGATGTTGCGTGGCAATCTGGACACACGCCTAAGGAAACTCCGTGAGGGGCAATTCGACGCGATTGTCCTTGCGGCGGCAGGATTGAGACGGCTTGGATGGGACGCGGAGATCACCGAATATCTTCCTGTGCAGCTCAGTCTGCCCGCTATTGCTCAAGGTGCCCTGGGGATCGAAGCCCGCAGCGACGACTCTTTTGTGCGCGAGCTGTTGAGTCGGTTTGAGCACCGCCAGACCCGTATTACCGTCACGGCAGAACGCGCGCTCTTGCATCGCCTCGAGGGCGGATGCCAAGTGCCTATTGCGGCGCATGCCGCGCTAGAAGGCGACAGGCTGACGGTTGATGGTCTGGTGGCCAGTGTGGACGGACGTCGGGTGATCCGTCATCAAATCCACGGTCCGGCGAGTGACGCCCAGGCTCTGGGGACGAAGCTTGCGGAACGGTTGCTGGCCGATGGGGGGGATGTGATCCTCAAGGAAATTTACGGGCAGGCGTGA
- a CDS encoding bifunctional nuclease family protein translates to MDTAKPQNESPELVALTVKQVLDDGTTDTRIVVLKNDDASVTLPIWVGSAEGNAIRLAMERVVTPRPMSHDLIRSFADHLGVRIERVVITDVKGSTYYASVAFASKGVHRTLDARPSDAIALALRADCPIYATQDVLSRRTAVHLDAWINKIDTKNIEPQQA, encoded by the coding sequence ATGGACACGGCCAAGCCGCAGAATGAGTCGCCGGAGCTTGTCGCACTGACTGTGAAACAGGTGCTGGACGACGGCACAACCGATACCCGTATTGTCGTACTGAAAAATGATGACGCAAGTGTGACGCTGCCCATCTGGGTCGGATCTGCCGAAGGGAATGCCATTCGCCTGGCGATGGAACGAGTAGTGACTCCCCGTCCCATGAGCCACGATCTCATTCGAAGTTTTGCGGATCATCTCGGCGTCCGGATAGAGCGAGTGGTGATTACGGATGTGAAGGGCAGTACCTATTATGCCAGCGTGGCCTTCGCCTCGAAGGGTGTGCATCGAACATTGGACGCCAGACCCAGCGACGCCATTGCACTTGCCCTTCGTGCGGACTGTCCGATCTATGCCACACAGGATGTGCTGAGCCGACGTACGGCTGTTCATTTAGATGCTTGGATCAATAAAATCGACACAAAGAATATCGAACCCCAACAGGCGTGA
- the ccsA gene encoding cytochrome c biogenesis protein CcsA has product MSSVFFMLTMGLYFVSTVCYLAYLLRRAETLSKVSLGITAAGFATHTVALVARMTDTTQAQLPTFHEALSFFSWMLILVFLAVEFRRQLHVLGSFIVPLALVSLVTAAAFRSDEASSLQPVFKTLWVHVTLSMLGTVGFAVAFVAGVMYLIQDGLLKSKRFNVLYAKLPALDYLDHLNQQSIVMGFPLLTLGIISGAFSAEIVRGTYVNWNPEQTWAMVTWGFYFAVLVGRLTIGWRAKRAAYLTIIGFAGVILTLIGVVLKSHGSVS; this is encoded by the coding sequence ATGTCTTCGGTGTTTTTCATGCTCACGATGGGCCTGTATTTCGTGAGTACGGTCTGCTACCTGGCCTATCTGTTGCGACGGGCGGAAACCCTGTCAAAGGTGTCGCTCGGAATCACGGCTGCCGGGTTTGCCACGCACACAGTTGCCTTGGTCGCCAGAATGACCGACACAACCCAGGCTCAGCTCCCGACTTTTCACGAAGCCTTGTCGTTTTTCTCCTGGATGCTGATTCTGGTGTTTCTCGCCGTCGAATTTCGGCGTCAGTTGCATGTCCTTGGCTCCTTCATCGTACCATTGGCTCTCGTGTCATTGGTGACGGCTGCGGCCTTCCGTTCCGACGAGGCTTCGAGTCTCCAGCCGGTGTTCAAAACGCTGTGGGTTCATGTCACCCTCAGCATGTTGGGTACGGTTGGCTTTGCCGTCGCATTCGTTGCCGGGGTGATGTATCTCATTCAGGACGGCCTTCTCAAGTCGAAGCGCTTCAACGTGCTCTATGCAAAACTGCCTGCGCTGGATTATCTCGATCACTTGAATCAGCAGTCAATCGTCATGGGGTTTCCACTACTGACCCTCGGGATCATCAGCGGCGCCTTCTCAGCGGAGATTGTTCGCGGTACGTATGTGAACTGGAATCCGGAACAGACGTGGGCCATGGTGACCTGGGGCTTCTACTTCGCTGTCCTGGTCGGGCGTTTGACCATCGGATGGCGAGCCAAACGAGCCGCATATCTGACGATCATTGGGTTTGCCGGCGTGATTTTGACCCTAATCGGTGTGGTGTTGAAAAGTCACGGGTCGGTGTCTTGA
- a CDS encoding CBS domain-containing protein: MVPVKSFMVPKDKFVTVERDLDVRSAGRVMRDRNIGSLFVTNGKEVIGILTDTDMVRRVVATGADTTKTTVEQIMSAPLVTIEEHKTLLDANDLMAQTHLRHLGVTKDGQLVGMISVRDLVVFLTNLPRK; the protein is encoded by the coding sequence ATGGTTCCAGTAAAGTCATTCATGGTTCCGAAGGACAAGTTCGTCACCGTTGAGCGTGACCTGGATGTGCGCTCCGCAGGACGAGTCATGCGCGACCGCAACATCGGCAGTCTGTTCGTCACGAACGGCAAAGAGGTCATCGGTATTCTGACCGACACGGATATGGTACGGCGGGTGGTCGCGACAGGGGCCGACACGACCAAGACCACCGTCGAGCAGATCATGTCCGCGCCGCTCGTCACCATCGAAGAACACAAGACGTTGCTGGATGCGAACGACTTGATGGCGCAAACCCATCTTCGGCATCTCGGTGTCACCAAAGACGGGCAGCTGGTCGGCATGATTTCGGTGCGCGATCTGGTGGTGTTCCTGACCAACTTGCCGAGGAAGTGA
- a CDS encoding bifunctional nuclease family protein, protein MITQMRVKGLIFDPYNNAYIVVLRDEENSDMLPIWVGKSEASAIGLALESVTAPRPMTHDLMKSFLETFDAKIISVVITDLNENTYFATIHLMYEDSEYTVDSRPSDAIALALRSSAPIFASEKVIKKQSSEELEQWLENLKPEDFGKLDS, encoded by the coding sequence GTGATCACACAAATGCGGGTAAAGGGTCTGATCTTCGACCCCTATAACAACGCCTATATAGTGGTGTTGCGAGACGAAGAGAATTCGGACATGCTCCCGATCTGGGTTGGGAAATCAGAGGCCAGCGCCATCGGCCTTGCGTTGGAGAGTGTCACCGCCCCGCGCCCCATGACCCACGACTTAATGAAGTCGTTTCTGGAAACGTTCGATGCGAAGATTATCAGTGTAGTGATTACTGATCTGAACGAGAATACCTATTTCGCCACGATTCACCTGATGTACGAAGATTCTGAATATACGGTTGATTCTCGCCCCAGCGACGCCATTGCACTGGCCCTTCGCTCTAGCGCGCCGATCTTCGCCAGCGAGAAGGTCATTAAGAAGCAGTCTTCCGAAGAGCTCGAGCAGTGGCTTGAGAATCTGAAGCCAGAAGATTTCGGAAAACTGGATAGCTGA
- a CDS encoding sulfurtransferase TusA family protein — MSESPSPVPSPDEELDLRGVICPYNFVKTKLKLESMAPGQLLLVHLDDGDPIRNVPRSVSDDGHDVVSQERIDQSYRVLIRKRFDE; from the coding sequence ATGTCTGAGTCGCCGTCTCCTGTACCTTCACCTGATGAAGAGCTGGATCTTCGCGGTGTCATTTGTCCTTACAATTTTGTGAAGACGAAGCTCAAGCTCGAGAGCATGGCTCCAGGGCAACTGCTGTTAGTCCATCTTGACGATGGTGATCCGATTCGAAACGTGCCTCGGAGTGTGAGTGACGACGGGCATGATGTGGTCTCGCAGGAGCGTATCGATCAGTCCTACCGTGTCCTGATTCGTAAACGATTCGACGAGTAG
- the cobA gene encoding uroporphyrinogen-III C-methyltransferase, which yields MTTRGGTVYLVGAGPGDPKLLTIRGKECLEQADVVLYDYLANEALLQHVSPKAERLYVGRRGRGQYRDQAEINRLLIDHAQAGKRVVRLKGGDPFVFGRGGEEAEAVAAAGLEFEVVPGVTAAVAAPAYAGIPVTHRTMASTVTFVTGHEDPTKDRSGVEWRRLATVHGTLVFLMGMTNLPKIVQCLQAEGKEGTTPVALIRWGTRAAQRTVVGSLNDIVAKAAAAHMEPPTVIVVGEVVRLREQLNWFERRPLFGKRILVTRPKPQAAEFSDLIAAQGGEPVECPTIEIVPPEDRAPLDRALARLATYNWLIFTSVNGVVPFMTRLLETHRDVRALSGLTICCIGPRTAEALAAYGLRADLIPEQFQAEGILEMLAARQMRGARVLIPRALVARELLPDQLRAQGADVDVVPVYRTVRPAIATDRLMEQLRTGGIDVISFTSSSTVRNFVELFPTKEALLRSVGTTTVACIGPITAGTAREAGLTVQVMAGQNTVPALAQAIVDFVVSPTEGRTASAVSH from the coding sequence ATGACGACGCGTGGAGGTACAGTGTATCTGGTCGGGGCCGGTCCAGGAGATCCCAAGCTGCTGACGATACGCGGCAAGGAATGTCTGGAGCAGGCCGATGTGGTGTTGTACGACTATCTCGCGAATGAAGCACTGTTGCAGCATGTGTCTCCCAAGGCCGAACGGTTGTATGTCGGTCGACGTGGTCGAGGTCAATATCGCGATCAGGCGGAAATCAATCGGTTGTTGATCGATCATGCGCAGGCCGGGAAACGCGTGGTCCGCTTGAAAGGCGGCGATCCGTTCGTCTTTGGGCGGGGCGGAGAAGAGGCGGAAGCGGTGGCCGCCGCAGGGTTAGAATTTGAGGTCGTCCCAGGTGTGACAGCCGCCGTCGCGGCGCCGGCGTACGCGGGGATTCCGGTCACCCATCGGACGATGGCCTCCACCGTGACGTTTGTGACCGGACACGAAGACCCCACGAAAGATCGAAGCGGTGTTGAATGGCGGCGCCTGGCGACTGTACATGGTACCCTGGTATTTCTCATGGGGATGACCAACCTGCCAAAGATCGTTCAATGCCTTCAAGCCGAAGGAAAAGAGGGCACCACGCCGGTTGCACTGATCCGATGGGGGACGCGCGCCGCGCAACGAACCGTGGTGGGGAGCTTGAACGATATTGTGGCAAAAGCAGCGGCAGCTCATATGGAACCGCCCACGGTTATCGTGGTTGGTGAGGTGGTGCGTCTCAGGGAGCAACTCAATTGGTTCGAGCGCCGGCCGCTCTTTGGAAAACGGATCCTTGTGACGCGGCCGAAGCCGCAAGCGGCGGAGTTTTCAGATTTGATCGCGGCTCAAGGCGGCGAACCGGTGGAATGTCCGACGATCGAGATTGTGCCCCCGGAGGACAGGGCTCCATTGGATCGGGCCCTGGCTCGTCTGGCGACTTACAATTGGTTGATTTTCACCAGTGTGAACGGAGTTGTTCCATTCATGACCAGACTGTTGGAGACGCACCGTGATGTTCGCGCGTTGTCCGGCCTCACCATTTGTTGCATCGGACCGCGTACGGCGGAGGCTCTGGCAGCCTATGGGTTACGTGCCGACCTGATTCCGGAGCAGTTTCAAGCCGAGGGAATTCTGGAGATGTTGGCCGCGCGGCAGATGCGCGGGGCACGCGTGTTGATTCCGCGGGCATTGGTGGCCCGGGAGCTGCTTCCGGATCAGCTCCGTGCCCAGGGGGCGGATGTGGACGTGGTGCCGGTGTATCGCACGGTCAGACCTGCGATTGCGACGGATCGCCTCATGGAGCAACTTCGAACGGGCGGGATCGACGTGATTTCCTTTACGAGTTCCTCGACGGTGAGGAATTTCGTCGAGTTGTTTCCGACGAAGGAAGCGTTGTTGCGGTCGGTTGGGACGACGACGGTGGCGTGCATCGGACCTATTACTGCGGGGACTGCCCGCGAAGCAGGTCTCACCGTTCAGGTGATGGCCGGACAGAACACCGTTCCAGCATTAGCACAGGCCATCGTGGATTTTGTTGTAAGCCCGACCGAAGGCCGAACCGCGTCGGCGGTGAGCCATTGA
- the rplM gene encoding 50S ribosomal protein L13: protein MTKTYLEKPADVKRKWFLVDADGKTLGRLAAKVATLLRGKHKPTFTPHVDTGDHVVIVNAEKIRLTGNKMEDKTYSYHTGYPGGLKTLTAEHIHKKDPTKLLTRAIEGMLPKNPLGNQMAKKLRVYAGSTHPHHAQQLESLSL from the coding sequence ATGACAAAAACGTATCTTGAGAAGCCAGCTGATGTGAAACGGAAATGGTTCTTGGTGGATGCCGACGGCAAGACACTCGGTCGTCTTGCGGCAAAGGTTGCCACCTTGCTTCGCGGCAAACATAAACCGACCTTTACCCCCCACGTGGATACGGGTGACCATGTCGTCATCGTCAATGCGGAGAAGATCCGATTGACCGGCAACAAGATGGAAGACAAGACCTATTCGTATCACACCGGATATCCTGGCGGGCTCAAGACCCTGACCGCCGAGCATATCCATAAAAAAGACCCGACGAAGCTCTTGACGCGCGCCATCGAAGGCATGTTACCCAAGAATCCTCTTGGGAATCAGATGGCCAAGAAACTGCGCGTGTACGCAGGTTCAACCCATCCACATCACGCGCAGCAACTGGAATCACTTTCGCTGTGA
- the argC gene encoding N-acetyl-gamma-glutamyl-phosphate reductase, which yields MTSVRVAVAGGSGYTGAELLRLLSQHPHVQLTAVTSEKSAGTAVSTVFPHLQGIVPLTFEALAPEALAERADVLFLALPHTKSMGPVATCMKARKRVVDLSADFRLKDPRTYETWYQTAHAHPDLIGSAVYGLPELHRSAIAQARLVASPGCYPTAAILQLAPLIAHDLIVPDTIVIDAKSGVSGAGRSAALPYHFPEAHESLEPYKIGQHRHIPEIEQELTGLAGTRGPAGTGRTSGVTIAFTPHLVPMNRGILSTAYARMKGSLDVVELRALYRDFYKGERFVRLLEGAMPNPRHVRGANYCDLAVHTDSRAGWVVTVAAIDNLIKGAAGQAIQAMNLMLGYPEETGLVAPGIYP from the coding sequence ATGACGTCGGTACGAGTAGCAGTGGCAGGGGGCAGCGGATACACCGGAGCGGAGTTACTGCGGCTGCTGTCCCAGCATCCCCACGTTCAATTGACCGCGGTCACATCCGAGAAATCGGCCGGCACCGCTGTCTCCACCGTGTTCCCCCATTTGCAGGGCATCGTGCCACTCACCTTCGAGGCCCTGGCGCCTGAGGCCCTGGCCGAACGCGCCGATGTGCTGTTTCTCGCCCTCCCCCACACCAAATCCATGGGTCCGGTGGCGACCTGCATGAAAGCCCGTAAACGCGTAGTCGACCTGAGCGCAGACTTCCGACTCAAAGATCCTCGCACCTATGAAACCTGGTACCAGACCGCGCACGCGCACCCGGACCTGATCGGAAGCGCCGTGTATGGCCTGCCGGAGCTCCATCGATCGGCCATCGCACAGGCCCGGCTCGTCGCGTCACCCGGCTGCTACCCAACGGCTGCAATTTTGCAGTTGGCGCCCCTCATTGCTCATGACCTGATTGTGCCGGATACGATCGTGATCGATGCGAAATCGGGCGTGTCCGGCGCGGGAAGAAGTGCGGCCCTGCCCTACCACTTCCCCGAAGCACATGAGTCCCTGGAACCCTACAAGATCGGCCAACATCGACATATCCCGGAAATCGAGCAGGAACTGACGGGATTGGCAGGAACGCGTGGACCAGCAGGCACGGGACGGACCTCCGGTGTCACCATCGCCTTCACGCCGCACCTGGTGCCGATGAATCGAGGCATCCTGAGCACGGCCTATGCGCGCATGAAAGGCTCTCTTGATGTGGTCGAACTGCGGGCGCTCTACCGGGACTTCTACAAAGGTGAACGATTTGTGCGACTGCTCGAAGGCGCGATGCCGAATCCCCGTCATGTGCGAGGCGCCAACTATTGCGATCTCGCAGTCCACACCGATTCACGAGCCGGATGGGTAGTGACAGTGGCGGCCATCGACAACCTGATCAAGGGCGCAGCAGGACAAGCAATTCAAGCCATGAATCTCATGCTCGGCTATCCCGAAGAAACGGGCCTGGTGGCGCCGGGTATCTATCCCTAA